A single genomic interval of Coccidioides posadasii str. Silveira chromosome 1, complete sequence harbors:
- a CDS encoding uncharacterized protein (EggNog:ENOG410QEG7~COG:H) has protein sequence MVSKDRNCFQILIIGGGIGGLGAAICLSRKGHNVTVLEAASNLNEVGAGIQIPPNSTRILDSYGLTEKFLGKVVWPRNLCFRRYCTGEIIGSTRFRGVLERKYGFPYWLIHRADYQRILFEAAKESGAKIMLGTPVEYVDERCPAAVMADGRKLAADLIIGADGIRSKTRRAVIPEKEIEANDTPNCAFRVTISAEEMLADSEVKHLMDEEDANCWIGYQRHIMAYPIRQGAMYNLVLSYPGQAAAGKWNEPGDPDEMRRYYAHFDPTINKVLAKVKSCLKWKLADLPPLPNWVSPSGKVVLIGDAAHAMVPYLAQGAATAIEDGAALGECLDRAKSIREFPKLLRAFETIRKPRCERIQAAGRENGYIWHLPDGPEQAARDRAMKGVAKKAEKNNAWNPNRWSDEEFQPWMLGHDVFTYTNDMLDVILKQPRPQL, from the exons ATGGTAAGCAAGGACCGGAATTGCTTTCAAATTTTGATCATTGGCGGAGGTATAGGGGGGCTGGGCGCAGCGATCTGCCTTTCGCGGAAGGGTCATAACGTTACGGTGCTTGAGGCTGCCAGCAATCTCAATGAAGTCGGAGCGGGAATCCAAATACCGCCAAATAGTACCCGGATCTTGGATTCATACGGATTGACGGAAAAGTTTCTTGGGAAGGTTGTGTGGCCAAGGAACCTTTGCTTTAGAAGATATTGCACTGGAGAAATTATCGGATCGACCCGCTTCCGCGGCGTCTTGGAGAGGAAGTATGGGTTTCC GTACTGGTTGATTCATCGTGCCGATTACCAACGGATCTTGTTCGAAGCCGCCAAGGAGTCTGGAGCCAAAATCATGCTTGGCACTCCTGTAGAATATGTGGATGAGCGGTGCCCTGCTGCCGTCATGGCTGATGGACGGAAGCTGGCGGCAGATTTGATAATTGGAGCGGACG GTATCCGCTCCAAAACCAGACGCGCAGTTATCCCTGAGAAAGAGATTGAAGCGAATGACACGCCGAATTGCGCCTTTCGAGTGACAATTTCGGCGGAAGAGATGCTCGCTGATAGCGAAGTCAAGCACCTCATGGATGAAGAGGACGCCAACTGTTGGATTGGCTATCAACGCCATATCATGGCATATCCAATCCGTCAAGGTGCCATGTATAACCTAGTCCTCTCGTACCCGGGCCAGGCCGCAGCCGGGAAGTGGAACGAGCCAGGGGATCCGGATGAAATGCGAAGGTACTATGCTCACTTCGACCCTACGATCAACAAGGTTCTCGCGAAGGTGAAGTCCTGCTTGAAGTGGAAACTGGCAGATCTGCCTCCTTTGCCAAACTGGGTCAGTCCCAGTGGCAAAGTTGTTCTGATTGGCGATGCTGCTCATGCTATGGTGCCCTATCTGGCACAG GGTGCTGCTACGGCTATTGAGGATGGCGCTGCCCTGGGTGAATGTCTCGATAGAGCAAAATCGATCCGGGAATTTCCCAAACTCCTCCGTGCATTTGAGACTATCAGAAAGCCCCGCTGCGAAAGAATCCAAGCGGCGGGGCGCGAGAATGGTTATATTTGGCATTTGCCAGACGGGCCCGAGCAAGCGGCTCGAGATCGAGCCATGAAGGGAGTGGCCAAAAAAGCCGAGAAGAATAACGCCTGGAACCCCAACAGATGGTCCGACGAGGAGTTCCAGCCCTGGATGCTTGGCCACGACGTCTTCACTTAC